From Candidatus Eremiobacterota bacterium, a single genomic window includes:
- a CDS encoding homoserine dehydrogenase, with protein sequence MEVPVQVLPRVLCSSDAMPSPVTAATRTRALGRVGLLGCGTVGSGVARRLIASHPGLIEAIAVRDPRKPRDVAWSEFGGDPFEVVDDPQVRVVVDCIGGLGLARELVLRAIARGKDVVTANKDLIATEGPWLAAFAARTGASLRYEGAVGGAIPIVRALAGALADEDVLEIGGVLNGTTNFVLDAMESGADYAEALAEAQRLGFAEHDPRSDIDGHDAAHKLAILAGLAFRRPSVSAVLARRGIGGISREDVRAGAERGLRLKLVAVARRAGDAIEAGVTPAFVPDDHPFARPRGAENVVRVLGRGCGPLVFSGFGAGGDATASAVVADVLAALGARECVPAHDGADLVARPLRAPVLVRFADSTVVTTAAVPLDRLEAAAGALRERGEVRSVIPIWRDAA encoded by the coding sequence ATGGAGGTTCCCGTGCAAGTCCTGCCGCGCGTTCTCTGCTCGTCCGATGCGATGCCGTCTCCGGTGACCGCAGCGACGAGGACGCGCGCGCTCGGCCGCGTCGGACTGCTCGGATGCGGCACCGTCGGATCGGGCGTCGCGCGGCGGTTGATCGCCTCGCATCCGGGGCTGATCGAAGCGATCGCCGTGCGCGATCCGCGCAAGCCGCGCGACGTCGCGTGGAGCGAGTTCGGCGGCGATCCGTTCGAGGTGGTCGACGATCCGCAGGTGCGCGTCGTGGTCGATTGCATCGGCGGGCTGGGGCTGGCGCGCGAGCTCGTGCTGCGCGCGATCGCGCGCGGCAAGGACGTCGTGACGGCGAACAAAGATCTCATCGCGACCGAAGGGCCGTGGCTGGCGGCGTTCGCGGCGCGCACGGGCGCCTCGCTGCGCTACGAAGGCGCGGTCGGCGGCGCGATTCCGATCGTGCGCGCGCTCGCCGGTGCGCTCGCCGACGAAGACGTGCTCGAGATCGGCGGCGTGCTGAACGGGACGACCAACTTCGTCCTCGACGCAATGGAGAGCGGTGCGGACTACGCGGAAGCGCTCGCCGAAGCGCAGCGGCTCGGGTTCGCCGAGCACGATCCGCGCAGCGACATCGATGGGCACGATGCGGCGCACAAGCTCGCGATTCTCGCCGGGCTCGCGTTTCGGCGGCCGTCGGTTTCTGCGGTGCTCGCGCGGCGCGGGATCGGCGGGATCTCGCGCGAGGACGTGCGCGCCGGCGCGGAGCGCGGCTTGCGGCTGAAGCTGGTCGCGGTGGCGCGGCGCGCGGGCGATGCGATCGAAGCGGGCGTGACGCCGGCGTTCGTGCCGGACGATCATCCGTTCGCGCGGCCGCGCGGCGCGGAGAACGTCGTGCGCGTGCTGGGGCGCGGCTGCGGGCCGCTCGTGTTTTCGGGCTTCGGCGCGGGCGGCGACGCGACGGCGTCGGCCGTCGTCGCCGACGTGCTCGCGGCGCTCGGCGCGCGCGAGTGTGTTCCGGCGCACGACGGCGCCGATCTCGTCGCCCGACCGCTGCGCGCGCCGGTGCTGGTGCGGTTCGCGGACAGCACCGTCGTGACGACGGCGGCGGTCCCGCTCGATCGCCTGGAAGCTGCGGCCGGCGCGTTGCGGGAGCGCGGCGAAGTGCGCTCGGTCATCCCAATCTGGCGCGACGCCGCGTAG